Genomic segment of Geminocystis herdmanii PCC 6308:
AAGGAGGCAGAAAACACCCTTACCAAGACTGCATTACGATCGACACCAGTAATATCTTATTCATCTGCGGCGGCGCATTTGTCGGATTAGATAAAATTATCGAACAAAATAAAGAGAAAAAAGTACTCGGTTTTGAAATTCCCACCGATACTTCCTCCAAAGAACAAAGAGTCTCCGATGCCGCCCGTCAACTACAACCCGATGATTTAGTGCGTTTTGGCTTAATCCCCGAATTTGCTGGACGTTTACCCGTAGTAGCGGTTTTAGATTCCTTAAACGAAGAAAGCCTCATTGAAATTCTGACTCAACCCCGTAACGCCTTAGTTAAACAATATCAAAAACTAATCGGTATGGATAACGTAGCCTTAGAATTTGAACCTGACGCTATTCGTGCCATCGCCCAAGAAGCCTACAGACGCAAAACAGGGGCAAGAGCCTTAAGAGGTATAGTAGAAGAAATTATGCTAGATGTGATGTATGAATTACCATCCCGTCAAGATGTGCAAAATTGTCTAATCACCAAAGACATGGTAGAAAAACGCAGTACTGCAGAACTACTTGTCCTTCCTGCACCCCTACCCAAAAAAGAATCCGCATAGGTAGTAAGTAAAAAAATAAGTTTGTAGTAATGGCTTTAGCCGTTTATTCATAAACCTTTTAAGGCTGACTACACACTTATATAAAAGAAGGGTTAAAACCCCTACTACAAACTTACTCAAATTTTTGTTGTGTTTTACCTCTTGCCTTTTTCTCCATTCTGAATTTCTAACGACTAAACTGATGACTGCAAAAACGCCCGTTTCTACTACCCGATTAAAAAATCGTCGTGACGAATTAAAAAATCAACGGCGATGGCGTAATTTTGTCTCGGTAACTCGTACCCTATTAATTATGTCCTTAACAGGGGGAATGTTTTGGTTTTTGACTCTCCCCGACTGGGTAATTAAAGATTCTCAACAAATTGATATAGAAGGCAATGAATTACTCACCAATGATGAAATTCGCAGTTTAATTCCCCTTGAATATCCTCAATCTTTACTGCAATTATCCATCAAAGATTTAAGGGAATCCTTACAAAAAAAAGTACCCCTGACTAATGTTGTTGTAACTAGAGCATTATTACCGCCTAATCTTACTATTAGAATCACAGAAAAAAAACCTGTGGCGATGGCCCTTGCGGTACAAGTGTCTCCTGAAACAAAAAAATCAGCCTTAAAAGAAGTAGGCTATATCGATATAGACGGGATATTTGTCTCTAATGAATTGTATCAAAATTTAGCCCAAAAACCAGAGTTAAAACCGCCCTTAAAAATTTTAGGCACTCCTCAAATGTACCTTGCTTATTGGACAGATTTTTATGATTTATTAAGTCAATCTTC
This window contains:
- a CDS encoding cell division protein FtsQ/DivIB produces the protein MTAKTPVSTTRLKNRRDELKNQRRWRNFVSVTRTLLIMSLTGGMFWFLTLPDWVIKDSQQIDIEGNELLTNDEIRSLIPLEYPQSLLQLSIKDLRESLQKKVPLTNVVVTRALLPPNLTIRITEKKPVAMALAVQVSPETKKSALKEVGYIDIDGIFVSNELYQNLAQKPELKPPLKILGTPQMYLAYWTDFYDLLSQSSVKITQVDWQNPTNIVLSSELGKIYLGPYTSKFSEQLMVLEKLKNITGKVPKERIIYIDLTDPEIPSIKEKKPPKEDKKDN